The following are encoded together in the Nitrospinota bacterium genome:
- a CDS encoding KpsF/GutQ family sugar-phosphate isomerase produces MDIDILKKAREVLKIEEMGIAQVSAGLDKNFEKAIELMHTSNGRIVVTGMGKSGIIGKKISSTLSSVGTPSFFLHPAEAIHGDLGMIARGDVIIAISNSGESEEIVRLLPIIQRFGIKFIALCGRADSTLAKRADVFINVGVKMEACPWDMVPTASTTAVLAIGDALAIVLMEKKGFKREDFAGNHPGGSLGRGMLVKVEDIMLTGKHIPVVYSDVSLNTVLTEISAKKLGMTVVVNNSGAVEGVITDGDLRRLFERAANPVGKLAKDVMSPNPVTIDVKAMGGAALKMMEDCKITSIIAVGQDGKMQGVIHLHDLLRAGVI; encoded by the coding sequence ATGGATATAGACATACTTAAAAAGGCGAGAGAGGTGCTGAAGATCGAGGAGATGGGGATAGCCCAAGTATCAGCCGGTCTTGATAAAAATTTCGAGAAAGCCATCGAACTTATGCACACCTCCAACGGCAGGATAGTGGTGACAGGTATGGGAAAGTCGGGAATTATCGGCAAGAAAATATCCTCCACCCTTTCGTCGGTCGGCACACCCTCCTTTTTTCTGCATCCCGCCGAAGCGATACACGGCGACCTCGGAATGATAGCAAGGGGGGACGTCATAATTGCCATTTCAAATTCCGGCGAATCGGAGGAGATCGTGCGCCTTCTCCCTATAATCCAGCGGTTCGGCATAAAATTCATTGCCCTTTGCGGCAGGGCTGATTCAACGCTGGCAAAGAGAGCGGATGTATTTATAAATGTCGGAGTGAAGATGGAGGCTTGCCCGTGGGACATGGTGCCGACAGCTTCCACTACCGCCGTTCTCGCGATTGGCGACGCGCTGGCGATTGTCCTGATGGAGAAGAAAGGTTTCAAGCGCGAGGATTTTGCGGGTAATCATCCGGGTGGAAGCCTCGGCAGAGGAATGCTGGTCAAGGTTGAGGATATTATGTTGACAGGGAAACATATCCCCGTTGTCTACTCGGATGTATCGCTGAACACAGTATTGACCGAGATATCGGCCAAGAAACTCGGGATGACGGTCGTAGTCAACAACAGCGGAGCCGTTGAGGGTGTTATCACGGACGGCGATCTGCGCAGGCTCTTTGAGAGGGCGGCAAATCCGGTCGGAAAACTTGCCAAGGATGTCATGTCGCCAAATCCCGTTACCATCGATGTAAAGGCGATGGGGGGCGCCGCGTTGAAGATGATGGAAGACTGCAAGATAACGTCAATAATCGCTGTTGGACAGGATGGAAAAATGCAGGGTGTGATCCACCTCCACGATCTGCTTAGGGCGGGAGTAA